The sequence below is a genomic window from Sorangiineae bacterium MSr12523.
GCCATTTGGCGGCGCATGGAGCACCACTTTCAGACGCACGATCTGCGAACGGCGACGCTCGAGGATCACCGCGCCATCTTGGACATGCTCGAGACCGCCGATGCACGTGGCGCACGCGCGGCCATGCGACACCACTTGGATCGGGTGGTGCGCGAGTTCAGCCGGCGATGGGACCTGCTGAAAGAAACCGAAACAGGCATAAATCCAGCCCTCCAAGCATTAGCCAAAAAAAGAGGGTCACAACGATGACGACCAACGGCCTCCTCTCGAACGATCGCCTCTTTCCTTCCGACCCCACGGAGCGCGCCATCGCGCGCCGCCTCTATGAGGAGGTGCGTGCGCTTCCCATCGTCAGCCCACACGGCCACACCGATCCCGCGTGGTTTGCCAACGACGAGCCCTTCCCGGATCCTGCGCAGCTGCTCATCATTCCGGATCATTATATTTTCCGCATGCTCTACAGCCAGGGCATCCCCCTCGAGTCCATTGGGGTGCCCAGCCGAAATGGGAATGCCGGAGAGAAGGACCCGCGCAAGATATGGCGACTCTTCGCGGAGAATTGGTACCTGTTCCGCGGCACCCCCTCGCGCATTTGGCTGACGCATGCCCTGAATCAGGTCTTTGGCATTACCGAGCGACTGACACCGGTGTCAGCTGATCGCATTTACGATCGCATCGCGGAGTGCCTGCGCCTTCCGGAATACCGGCCTCGCGCCCTGTTCGAGAAGTTCGGCATCGAGGTCCTGGCGACGACGGAGTCGCCGCTCGATCCCTTGACGCACCACAAGAAGATTCGCGCCTCGGGCTGGTCGGGAAAGGTCATCACGGCATACCGCCCCGATCCGGTGGTGGATCCGGAATACGATGGATTCCGCGACAACGTGGCGCAGCTCGGCCAGATCACTGGCGAGGATACGACGAACTGGAAAGGCTATTTGAATGCGCTGGCGAATCGCCGGCAGTATTTCGCCTCGTTCGGTGCCACGTCGACCGACCATGGGCACCCCACGGCCGCCACGTTCTCCCTTCCCCTTTCGGAATGCGAATCCTTGTTCGGCAAAGCCATCCAAGGGCAGCTCGCCGGCGCCGAAGCGGAACGGTTCCGTGGGCACATGCTGACGGAAATGGCGCGTATGAGCATCGAGGACGGGCTGGTGATGCAGATCCATCCCGGCTCGCACCGGGATCACAATCCGTCGCTGTACCGGGCCTTCGGGAAAGACAAGGGCGCGGACATTCCGACGCGCACCGATTATGTGCGTGCACTCAAGCCGCTGCTCGATCGATTCGGGAACGATAGGCGCTTGTCCCTCATCGTCTTCACGTTGGACGAAACGTCGTATTCGCGCGAGCTCGCGCCGCTGGCGGGACACTATCCGGCGATGAAGGTCGGCCCGGCATGGTGGTTCTTCGATAGCCCCGAGGGCATGCGGCGCTACCGCGAGAGCGTCACGGAGACGGCGGGGTTCTACAACACGGTCGGCTTCAATGACGATACGCGTGCCTTCCTCTCCATTCCGGCGCGCCACGACGTCGCACGGCGTGTCGACTGTGCCTTCCTGGCCAAGTGGGTCGCCGACCACCGACTCGATGAAGACGAAGCCGCTGAACTGGCCGTCGACCTCGCCTACAACCTGGCGAAACGCGCGTACAAGCTTTAGAATTTGCTGCGCGGGAGACCCACCGCAAATGAGTAGTTCTCCTCTATTGAAACTCCACCCGCGCGACGACGTGCTCATCGCCAAGGTTCGTCTGCCCGCCGGCACCATGGTGGAAACGGAAGAGGGTCCCGTTCCGCTGGCGCAGACCATTGGAGCCGGGCACAAGGTGGCGTACCGGGCGCGTGCAATCGGTGAGCCGGTTCATCGCTACGGCCAGGTCATCGGTCAATGCACGGCGCCCATCCATCCCGCCGAGCACGTACACGTGCACAACCTTCGTGCGGTGGCCTTTCCCCGCGGCGAGCGACCGGCCGAGCCGTCGCGAAACACAACGACGCACGCTGCGCTCGAGCCGACGCGGTTCTTCGAGGGATACCTGCGGCCCGATGGGCGCGTGGGGACGCGGAACTACGTGGCCGTCCTGTCGACGGTGAACTGTTCGGCAACGGTGAGCCATCTCGTGCGGGATCACTTTCGCGAGGTGCAACGCGACTTCCCCAACGTGGACGGCGTGATTGCGCTGACGCACAAGAGCGGGTGCGGGCTCGTCTCCGGCGGGGACGACCACGCGACACTCGAGCGGGTGCTGGCCGGCTATGCGCACCATCCCAACATTGCGGCCTACGTGGTCATCGGCCTTGGCTGCGAGGTCGCGCAGGCGAGTCCCATGGCCCAGCGACATCGCCTCTCGCTGCTCGATTCCGGGCGTGCGCCACCCATCATTGGCATTCAACAACACGGGGGAGCGCGCAAGGCCGTGGCCGCAGCCATCGAGGCCATTGCGCAATTGCTGCCCCTGGCCAACTTTGCACGCCGCACCACGCGCCCTGCCAGCGATTTGATCCTGGCCACGAATTGCGGCGGCTCCGATGGATACTCGGGTATCACGGCCAACCCAGCCCTGGGTGCCGCCGTGGACGAATTGGTGCGCCTCGGCGGGACCGGTGTTCTTTCCGAAACGACGGAGATCTTCGGCGCCGAACACCTGCTCATGGCCCGTGCCGAAAGCGAAGCCATCGCGCGCAAACTGCAAGAGCGCGTCGATTGGTGGAAAACCTATTTGGCCATGCACAACGCCGATGTGGGCAGCAATCCATCGCCGGGGAACATGGCCGGAGGTATTACCACCATCGCGGAAAAGTCATTGGGCGGAATCGCCAAAGGCGGAACGACTCCCTTGGTCGATGTCCTCGAATATGCGGAGCGAATCACCAAAAAGGGATTCGTCTACATGGACACACCCGGCTACGATCCCGTGTCCGTCACCGGCTTGGTGGCCGGCGGGGCCAACATGGTGTGCTTCACCACGGGGCGCGGATCCGTCTTTGGAAGCAAGCCGGTTCCTTCGTTGAAGCTCGCGAGCAACTCGGCATTGTACCGCCACATGGAGGACGACATGGACATCGACTGCGGCGTGGTGCTCGACGGCACACCCGTGGAGGAAGTGGGCCGGCGCATCCTCGACGAGGTCCTCGCCGTCGCCTCGGGTAAGAAGACGAAAAGCGAATTGGCCGGCATGGGAGAAGCGGAATTCGCCCCGTGGATGCGTGGCCCCACCCTCTAACCGCGGAGACACGATGGACCCTCGCACACTGTTCGCAGTCGTACGACGCCGCCCCGGCCTGTACATGCTCGATTCGTCGTTCGACGAGGCCGTCGCCTTCGTCCAAGGCGTCGATGCCGGCAATGCCGGATGCCTCCTCCACGGATTCAAGGAGTGGCTCCTGGTGACGTTCGACGGCAGCGCGAGCCTCTCCTGGGTCGCCCTGGTATTGCGCGCAGCGTTTCCGGAGACGCCGGCCGCGTGGGAAAGGTCGAAGTTGACGGCGGAGCAGCAGAAAATCGGGTTCGACTTTTTGTTTCTGCTCTTGGACGACTTCTTCGTGCTGCGGAGCCAATCGGACGGCCTTCGAGCCATCTTCGAGCGATACACGGCTTGGGTCCGCCAGCAGGCATGACGAGCCTACTTCGATTGTCGCGCAAGGGGACGGTGCCCCAAGATTCCGCACATCGTTTTCCGTTCGGCGTCCCTGCGATTCGCACGCTCACCACATTGGATCTCAGTGCGGCGGTCACCTTCTTCGTCGGCGAGAACGGGTCGGGGAAATCGACCCTCCTCGAGGCCATGGCCTGCGTGACCGAGCTACCATCCTTGGGCAGCGACGATCTCGGCTCCGACGACACACTGGCACCGCAGCGCGAGCTCGCGCGCGATCTGCGCCTCGCCTGGAACCGGCGCTCACGTCGTGGCTTTTTTCTTCGGGCCGAGGACTTTTTCGGGTACCTGCGACGACAGGCCCGCAACGATGCGCGCATCCGTCGCGAAGAGCTCGAGCGCGAGGGACTGTTCACGGATGACGATGTCGATGCCTCGATCACGCGGCACGTCGATGAGCGCTTCGCGGCACGCCACGTCAGCCGCTACGACGCGCGCTCGCACGGGGAGAGCTTCATCGAGCTCTTCGAAGAGAAGGTGCAATCGGGCGGTCTGTACTTGCTCGACGAGCCCGAGGCACCGCTGTCGCCAAAGCGTCAGCTCGAGCTCCTGAGGATCATCCGCCGCGCGACCAAGGCCGATGCCCAATTCATCATCGCGACGCACTCGCCCATTCTTCTGGCATGCCCCGGCGCGCGCATCTTCAGCTTCGACGACCCCCCTATCCGAGCCATCGCCTACGATGCATTGGAGCACGTGAGAGTCACCCGCGATTTCCTCCACGATCCGGCGAAGTACCTCGACGATCCGTAAGATTCCCGAGGCAACGTCGAAGGGGTATACTCCAAACCATGGTGGCTGTGGCGGCACTGCAATTGGAGGACGAAGACGGCGAGATGCCGGTCGAAGACCATTTCGTCCACCTGGACGGGGTCACCTGGGCCGATTACTTGCGCCTGCTAAGGATTCGCGGTGATCATTCGGCTCCTCGCATGACGTTTTGCGAGGGGTTGCTCGAGATCATGAGTCCGTCGCGCCATCACGAGTCCATCAAGTCGCTCATCGGCCGCCTGGTAGAGGCTTTCTGCCTGGAGAACGACATCGAGTTCAGCACCTACGGGTCGTGGACGATCAAAGAGAAGAAGCACGAGCGCGGCGCCGAGCCGGATGAATGCTACGTCATCGGCCGCGGGCCGGAAGGCCGGATGCCAAAGAATCCTCGGCGGCCCGATCTCGCGATCGAGGTGGTGTGGACCGCGGGCGGGATCAACAAACTCGAGGTCTATCGCAAACTCCAGGTTGCGGAAGTCTGGTATTGGCGGCGCAATCGCCTTCAGGTTTACCGACTTCGCCGCGAAAAGTATGCACTCGTCGAACGGAGCGTCGTCCTTGCCAACATCGATCTTGCGCTGCTGGTAAAGTTTCTCGACAAGCCGACCACGAGCCAGGCAATTCGCGATTACCGCAAGGCGCTTTCAAAGGCGAAATAGGCGTGGCCAGGCTCGCCGTTCTGGCCCTGGCCGGGCTGCTCTGCGTGCAATGCGCGGCGGCGCCAAGGCCCGCAGAATCACCGTCGAAATCGCAGCCTGCACCAGTGTGGGCTCCGCTATCCCACGATTCGTTCGTACCCTCGTACGACGTGCAAGTGCGACGCGGAAACACGAAAGGCCTCGACGAGGCCAAGGTTCCTTTCGCACGATACCTCGTTAGAATGCACAATCGCATTCATCCGATATTCGCCGACACCTTTCTCGCTTCGCTCGACGGACTTCCTCCGCAGGACCCGCGCAACAAACGCTCATTGGTCGTGCGGCTCGAAATCGTACTTTCCCGTGAGGGAAATGTGACGCGGGTGGGCATCGTGCGGTCGAGCGGCAATCGGGACTTCGATATGGGGGCACTCGATTCCGTCCTTCGAGCGGCGCCCTTCGGGGTGGCTCCAGATATCATTCTCTCTTACGATGGGCGTGTTTACCTCCATTGGGAATTCCATCGCGACGACTACGCGTGCATAACGATCAATGCGCGCCCGTTTCTCCTCGTGGCGGCGCCAGCACCCTAAATTGGCTTTGCGTGCCATTGGCGCTTCGTGTACGGCGCCGGGTGTGCACGCCGTGTGCAAGAGAGGGTGGCTGTGCAAGCACTGGCGGCTGTGATTGGGCGGCGTGGGCTACTTCCCATTGCGACCGGGGTACTCGTTTTTCTTGGCGTGCCGCTGTTCGTGGCGCTCGATCGGCACTTGCCGCCTCCGTGGAGGGAGCGCCCGCTCCCGTTCGAATTGGTAGCGGTGCTCGGCGCCGCCATCGCCATCGTGTATGCGCGACGCGCGCCGCGGCAGCAACAGACCATCGCGTTCGGGTGCGCCATTGCATGCAGCGTCAATGCAGGCATCGTCATTGGCTATCTCCGATTCGGTTATCACCAGCTTCCGCGTCCGCCGGCAGCATTTCCCATCGGAACGCACATGCAGCAGCCCCTCACGTTGATGGACCAAAATGGAGCGAACGTCGATGTGTCGGGGGCCAAAAGCCCCGTGCTGCTCATGGTCTTTCGTGGCGCCTGGTGCCCTTCGTGTCGCTCCGAGTTGGATCGGCTAGCGCAGCAGGTGCCACGTTTCGCCTCTACGGGCATTCGCGTTTATGGAATCAGCAGCGATCCACCGGATGCGCTCTTGCACCTGCAGCAATCCCAAAAGCTGCCATTTTCGTTGCTCTCGGATCCCGAGCAAAAGGCAACTTCCCTGTGTGGGACATCGATGCACTGTTTGCTTTTGTTCGATCGACGGGACGTACTGCGATGGGGCGGCTACAGCGAAACCTGGCGCGATCCGCCACGGTACGAGGAAGTACTCCAAGCTGCATATCACTTCCTCTAATTCGCAAATAAGGCCGGTGCGGTACTTGCTCTTATTCGATTTCGCCGAGTGGGTCGAGACTCGGCATGGAAAGGACGTGCGCATGCACCTTCACGCGCTCGCAAGGTTGACGTTGTTGGCAGGTGGAATCGGTATTGGCCTCGCATCGGGTTGCTCCAGCGCGGAAGAAGCGCAGCAGCCGCCCGAGGACGTTCAACCGAATGAGAATCCGGGGGCCGACGGGGCCAATGGGAATGGTGGGAATCAATTCATCCAGCCGGTGGCGGATCGTGCCTTCTCCACCCGGCTCGTTCTACCGCCGACCCTGACGCCAACGGACGGCGCGGATGCTTATCAGCTGACCATCAAGGCGGGTACCGCGCAAATGAAACCCGGTCGGGCGACACCCATCGTCGGATTCAATGGCATCTTCCCGGGCCCCACGATCATTGCCACCCGCGGACGTCCGATCTCCGTCACGCAAACGAATGCGTGGAACGAGAACGTGACGATTCACAATCACGGACACAAGGTCGCCGCCGACAGTGACGGACACCCCATCGATTACATCGCGCCGGGGACGTCCAAGGTCTATTCGTATCCCAACGATCAACCCGGCGGAACCTTCTGGTACCACGACCATACGATGGACGTGACCGGCCGACACGTTTACAGCGGCCTCGCGGGCTTTTACATCATTCACGATCCGGCGGAGGACGCGCTCCATCTCCCCTCGGGCGCATACGACGTACCGCTCCTGCTGCAGGACAAGCGATTTGCCGCCAACAACGACGCGATTTTCGACGAAAGGGAGATCGGTGCGGGATTCCACGGTGACACGGCCGTCGTCAACGGAGTCGTCAATCCGTTCCACGAGGTGGCCACCCGGAAATACCGTTTTCGTCTACTGAACGGCGCCAATGCGCGTATTTGGAATTTGCGCCTCAACGTCGGCGGTTCGGGAACACCACTCCCGTTCCAAGTCATCGCGTCGGACGGCGGCTTGCTCGCGGCGCCCGTGAACACGACCTCCTTGGCCATGGGCCCGGGCGAGCGATACGACATCGTGGTCGACTTCGCGAATCTCCCCCTCAATACGCGAGTCACCATGGCGAATACGGCCCGATCGCCGGGAGGCCCGGACATTCCCGCGTTGATGCAATTCGTGGTAGCGCGACAGGAGAGCGACCCGAGCACGGTGCCGGCCACGCTGGCGAACATCACGCGCTACAAGGAGGCGGATGCCAAAGCCCGAGCCAATGTTTCCCTGTCCTTCAACAATGGCGATTGGCGCATGAATGGTCGCGCTTACGATCCGGCGCGCATCGATATGGTGTCCAAGCTCGGCGCCGTGACGATTTGGACATTGACCAACGACTCGGGGCTGATGCACCCCTTCCACAAGCACCTGATCGAATTCAATGTTCTCGACATCAACGGCCAGCCGCCCCCGCCCGAGATGCGTGGCCTCAAGGACACCCTGTCCGTCCCCGGGCGGAGTACCGCGCGCATCATTTTCAAGAACGAGGGATTCTCGGGCACGTACGTGTTCCACTGCCACAAGCTGGAACACGAGGATCACCGGATGATGCTCCAGGAAGGCATCATTCCATAACCGCGCGGCGTGCGAAGGCTGCGAGGTCCCCGTTGAAGGCGTCGGCGCGCTCGTAGAACGGTGCGTGGCCCACGCCTTCGTACACCGCAAGGTGGGAGCCGGGGACCAGGGCGGCCGAGCGCTTGGCCATGCCCATCTTGACCAGTTTGTCCTCGGAGCCTTGCAGAACCAGCACGGGAACTTTGACGCGTGCGAAAGCCGCGTCCGTGCCGTCGAGCGACACGTGCGGGACGGCGGCGAACACCTCGCGCGGAACCTGTGCATTGTACGCGAGCATCGTTTCGAATTCCTCGCCGGTGGGCGGAACGGCGAAGCAATCGCGCAAGAACTGGCGATTCGCACCAATGCGCGTGGCCAGATCGGGCGATGCAAGCGGCGGCATGACACCGAGCAGCGCACGATCGAACGTGGTGACCGCCGCCACCAGCACGATACCGCCCAGACGTGCATCGCCGTGTGCGGCGAGGTAATTGGCAATCACCACGCCGCCGAGCGACCATCCCACCACGACGGGCCGCTCCGGCCCCAGCGTGTCGAGCACCGCCGCAAGCTCCTCGCCCCAACGGCGGCCTTCTTCGTAATACCGCGCATCGAGCGGCTTGTCCGAATCGCCATGCCCGCGGAGATCGTAGGTGACGAGCCGAAACTCGTCGCCGAGGGAGCTTGCAACCTGGCGCGTCCACGAAAGATGACTCTGGGCGAGGCCGTGCACGAAGACGATGGGGCGCCCCTTTGGGTTGCCCCAGGTTTGTACGGCGGTCCGAACGCCGTCGGGGGTTCGAACGAAGGAGACCTCGTGGTGTGGAGGCGTGCGTGCCTCCTGATGGCGGCACGCGACGAGCGCAAGGACGATGAGAAAGATGAATGCGAAACGAGAGAGCATGGCCTTGGGATAAGGCCGGGCCCATAATGAAACCAATCGATACTCATCATGTCCATCATCGATCATAATCATCTTGGTGGTCTCGACCTGAATCTGCTGGTCGCCTTCGATGCGCTCATCACCGAGCGACACGTCACGCGCGCGGCCAAGCGTCTCGGCATCGGGCAGTCGGCCATGAGCCACAACCTCGCCCGATTGCGCGACGTTTTCCGCGACGAGCTCTTCGTCCGTACCGAACGCGGCATGGAGGCGACGCCCCGCGCGCGCGCTCTCGCTGTCCACGTGAATGCCGCGCTCGCGGAGGTGCAAGCCTCGCTCAAGCCGGGCGGTGCGTTCGACCCGGCGACGGCGGAGCGCCAGTTTCGGATCGGCATCCGCGACGATCTCGAGGTTGCCCTCATTCCGCCGCTGCTCGCGCACATGCAACGTGCGGCACCGCGCGTGCGCGTCGAGGTGCATCAGCTCGATCCCGACCGGCTTCTCGAGATGATCGACGGCGATCGGCTCGATATGGCCATCGGCGTCTTCGCCCAAGGGCGCACCATCCACAAGCGGCGGCTGCTCTGCCGCAGCGACGGCTATCTGTGCCTCTTCTCGCGCGAGGTGCACGATCCGAGCAAACCGCTCTCCGTTGCGCGTTACGCCGCTCTTCCCCACGTGCGCGTCTCGTCGCGGGCGGAATGCGAGAATGCCATCGACGCGGCGCTGGCCAAGAAGCGCTACGAGCGCCGTGTCGTGCTCGATACGCCGCACGCGCTCGGCGTGCCGTTCGCGCTGCGGCAGCTTCACGCGATTGCCACGTTGCCGCGGCGTGCGGCATTGGTCAGCGCCGAAGCGCTCGGGCTCGGCACGGCGGAGGTGCCGCTCACGTTGAGCGGCTACGCGATCGCGATGCTGTGGCATGCCTCCTACGACCGGGACCCTGCACACCGCTGGTTGCACGACACGACGGCGCGCATCGCGGGCGAGCTCGCAGAGTGAGTGCTATGGTTCCGCTGAAAGCGATGAGTTCGACGGGGAACGAGAAGGGCATCGAAGCATTGGCCGAAGCATTGCGCGGGCGCCGCGTCGCCGTGTTGACGGGCGCCGGCGTGAGCACCGAATCGGGGATTCCCGATTACCGAAGTCCGGATTCGCTGGCGCGGGCGCGCCGCCCCATTCAAGGGCCCGAATTCGTCCGCTCCGCACCGCTGCGACGGCGCTATTGGGCGCGCGCGATGGTCGGCTGGGAGCATTTTCGATTGGCCCGGCCCGGCCGCGCGCACGTGGCGCTGGCACGGCTCGAGTCACACGGCGTCGTGAGCCGCGTCATCACGCAGAACGTGGACCGGCTGCACCGCGCCGCGGGAAGCCAGGGTGTCATCGAGCTGCACGGCGCCCTGGCCGAGGTCATTTGCCTCGACTGCGGAGGTCTCGAAGAACGCGACGCCCTGCAGGCGCGCATGCGGGCGCTCAACACCGGATGGCTCGACGGGCCCACCCCCATCGCCCCGGACGGCGATGCCGAGCTGCCGGACGAGATGGTCGCGCGCTTTCAAGTGCCCGACTGCCTCGCATGCGGCGGGGTGCTCAAGCCTCGGGTGGTGTTCTTCGGCCACAACGTGGAGCGACCCATCGTGGAACAGGCCTACGCCACCGTGGACGAGGCCGACGCCCTGCTCATCGCGGGAACCTCGCTCGCCGTGTTTTCCGGCTACCGCTTTCTCGTGCGCGCCGCAAACCGCGGCATCCCCATCGCCATCGTGAACCGCGGCCCCGTGCGCGGTGAAGAGCGCGCCATGCTGAAAATCGAGGCCAGCACGGGGGAAACTCTGGCCGCGCTCGAATCGGTGCTGGGCACCGCCGCGTAATCGATGCAAGCCGTCATCTTCGTCGGCATCCAGGCCTCGGGAAAGTCGACGTTCTTCCGCGAGCGCTTCGCCGACTCCCACGTCCGTATCAATCTGGACATGCTCCGCACGCGGCACCGCGAAGAGTTGCTCCTGCGGGCATGCATCGATGGGCAGCAGCGCTTCGTCGCCGACAACACGAACCCCACCATCGAGGAACGCAGCCGCTACATCACACCGGCCAAGCGGGCCGGCTTCCGCATCACCGGCTATTTTTTCTCCGCCCCCATCGCCGAAGCCCTTCGCCGCAACGCCACCCGCAACGCCGCCCAACGCATCCCCGATGTCGCCATCCGCGGCACCCGCAACCGCCTCGTCCTCCCCTCCTTCGCCGAAGGCTTCGACGAGTTGTTCTACGTCCTCCCTTCCCCCACCGGCGGCTTCCTCTTGGATGAAGTTCGCTAATCCCAAGAACCCCTACCATTCCAAATCTCGCCCTCGAAATTCCTGCTTCTCGTGTTCGTGACCGTTCCTCGTGTTCGTGTTCGTGTTCGTGTTCGTGACCGTTCCTCGTGTTCGTGTTCGTGTTCGTGTTCGTATTCGTGCACGCGCACGCGCTCGTGCACGAAGAGCAACCGGCCGAGTCCGCGGCGCCGATGGAGTAGCCATGAACGAGGAGACCCTCCCGCGACTCGACCGCGAGAACCTAGATGTTTACCGCCTCTGGTCGTTGGTATCGTAGCGATGTTGACGAAGATGTGCCGATGACCAGTCGCGTCTTCGTGCACGAGCGCGTGCGCGTGCACGAACACGATCACGTGCACGATCACGAGGAACGATCACGAGGAGCGGGACTTTCGAGGGCGGGATTTAGGATTTGGCCGGGTTGCAGCCGAGCAATAAGTTCAGCTTGCAATGTCTCCAGAAAGGGTTATGTAGGCGCCCCCCTTTCATTTGGAGACAGAGTAGTGAAGCTTCGTTCCATCTTGGTTGCACTCGTTCCCATGGCACTCGGTAGCGCGGCGTGTTCGGCGCCGGATGGCGCGGGGGGCGAAGAAGCACGCGTGGCGGCGGCGGCCCTTACGGAGGGATCTGCGAAGGAGTACGTGGATATCGCGCAGCATTTGACCGAGGCGGCGGATGTCGACGCGTGGTATGCGCTGGTTTCGAACCTGAAACGCAACTTCGATGATCTTTGCGGCGATACATTCTGTGAGGGCGAATTCAGCAACATTGAGTCGCTTCGCTACCGATGCTCGGTCGAAAAAGCTTCGGGAACGATGGGAACGTGCGTCTGGGTCTTTGGGGCCAGCAAGGAAGACGTCACGACATCGACAGGCAACGTGACGGTCGACACGCAGACGTGGCGCTGCAAGACACCGCTCGCCCCCAATACATCGGTGCACGATTTCCTGAGTGCGCTTTCCGGTACCCATCCGATCGATGCAAAACTGCCCGGTTCCACCCAATCGATTTACGACGGCCTGACGAATTGCCTGTAAGATCCCGCGTATGGATCTCAAGGGCACGCAGTTGGTCGGCCGGGGCTCGGCGAGTGCGATTCTCGAACCGGCGCACGTCGAAGGCATTCTCCACGAGGCGCTGACACCGCTTTCCCTCGACGGAAAACGAGTGCTCGTGGTCATCCCCGACGGCACCCGCACCGCGCCCATGCCCTTGCTGTTTCGGCTGTTGTGCGATGCCCTCACCCCGCGCACCCAGGCACTCGATTTCCTCATTGCGCTGGGCACGCACCCGCCCATGACCGAGCCGGCCATCGAGCGGCTCGTCGGTCTGTCGGCAGCCGAGCGTGCAAAGCGCTATCCGAACGTACGAATCTTCAATCATCGCTACGACGATCCCGAATCCCTACGCACGTTCGGGACCATCTCCGAGAAGGAGACGGAGGTTCTCACCGGCGGCCTTTTGAGTCGCGAGGTGCCCGTGCGCCTGAATCGGCTCATTGGCGACTACGACGACGTGATCCTCTGCGGCCCGGTGTTCCCGCACGAGGTGGCAGGCTTCTCTGGCGGGGCGAAATACCTCTTTCCCGGCGTCGCCGGGCCCGAAATCATCGACTTTTCGCATTGGCTCGGTGCCCTTTGCACCAGCATGGCCACCATCGGTGTTCGCGATACGCCGGTGCGGCGCGTGATCCATCGAGCGGCCGAGTTCATGCCGTGCGAGGTGCTCTGCCTGGCCATGGTGCTCGACGGCGATCGCTTGCACGGCGTTTGGTTCGGAGCGCACCAAGACGCATTCGTGGCGGCGTCG
It includes:
- a CDS encoding NAD-dependent protein deacetylase, yielding MSSTGNEKGIEALAEALRGRRVAVLTGAGVSTESGIPDYRSPDSLARARRPIQGPEFVRSAPLRRRYWARAMVGWEHFRLARPGRAHVALARLESHGVVSRVITQNVDRLHRAAGSQGVIELHGALAEVICLDCGGLEERDALQARMRALNTGWLDGPTPIAPDGDAELPDEMVARFQVPDCLACGGVLKPRVVFFGHNVERPIVEQAYATVDEADALLIAGTSLAVFSGYRFLVRAANRGIPIAIVNRGPVRGEERAMLKIEASTGETLAALESVLGTAA
- a CDS encoding AAA family ATPase, encoding MQAVIFVGIQASGKSTFFRERFADSHVRINLDMLRTRHREELLLRACIDGQQRFVADNTNPTIEERSRYITPAKRAGFRITGYFFSAPIAEALRRNATRNAAQRIPDVAIRGTRNRLVLPSFAEGFDELFYVLPSPTGGFLLDEVR
- a CDS encoding LysR family transcriptional regulator; translation: MSIIDHNHLGGLDLNLLVAFDALITERHVTRAAKRLGIGQSAMSHNLARLRDVFRDELFVRTERGMEATPRARALAVHVNAALAEVQASLKPGGAFDPATAERQFRIGIRDDLEVALIPPLLAHMQRAAPRVRVEVHQLDPDRLLEMIDGDRLDMAIGVFAQGRTIHKRRLLCRSDGYLCLFSREVHDPSKPLSVARYAALPHVRVSSRAECENAIDAALAKKRYERRVVLDTPHALGVPFALRQLHAIATLPRRAALVSAEALGLGTAEVPLTLSGYAIAMLWHASYDRDPAHRWLHDTTARIAGELAE
- a CDS encoding lactate racemase domain-containing protein; this translates as MDLKGTQLVGRGSASAILEPAHVEGILHEALTPLSLDGKRVLVVIPDGTRTAPMPLLFRLLCDALTPRTQALDFLIALGTHPPMTEPAIERLVGLSAAERAKRYPNVRIFNHRYDDPESLRTFGTISEKETEVLTGGLLSREVPVRLNRLIGDYDDVILCGPVFPHEVAGFSGGAKYLFPGVAGPEIIDFSHWLGALCTSMATIGVRDTPVRRVIHRAAEFMPCEVLCLAMVLDGDRLHGVWFGAHQDAFVAASELSRELNVLRVPKPFRRVLSMPAERYDDLWTAAKAVYKTEPVIADDGEVIVYAPHLTEVSFTHGEWIDRVGYHVRDYFLAQWDRFRDMPWAILAHSTHVRGSGTYDAARSLELPRIRVTLATGIPEERCRRIGLGYRDPKSVDVAEFAGDPDALVVRHAGEKLYRLA